A part of Aegilops tauschii subsp. strangulata cultivar AL8/78 chromosome 2, Aet v6.0, whole genome shotgun sequence genomic DNA contains:
- the LOC120973456 gene encoding uncharacterized protein, with the protein MREVAASYYANLFSIEGSEAAELLLQHIDSLVSEEMNAKLTAGFSAVLKNAQRIGDIKGASFGSTGPTVTHLLFADDSIVFLEGSESNLEVLKTILHDYEVASGQKVNMQKSSIFFGKGSTEENREHLKEIIGIQSEALSEKYLGLPTVVGSSKEGTFKYVRESAKGKVTGCKGQGMSKKAHEVLVKSVLQSIPTFIMSCFQLPKKLCGNLTSISSNFWWGEANGEKKVH; encoded by the exons ATGCGTGAGGTGGCTGCAAGCTACTACGCTAACCTCTTCAGCATTGAGGGATCCGAGGCAGCGGAGCTACTGCTGCAACACATCGACTCACTTGTCTCGGAGGAGATGAATGCAAAACTGACGGCA GGATTCTCAGCGGTACTAAAAAATGCACAGCGGATAGGTGATATTAAGGGGGCATCGTTTGGGAGCACTGGCCCCACGGTAACTCACCTGCTTTTTGCTGATGACAGCATTGTGTTTCTTGAGGGATCTGAAAGTAATCTGGAGGTTCTCAAAACCATCTTGCATGATTATGAGGTAGCCTCTGGACAGAAGGTTAATATGCAAAAGTCATCCATCTTCTTTGGCAAGGGAAGCACAGAAGAGAACAGGGAGCATCTCAAGGAGATCATTGGGATCCAATCAGAGGCTTTGAGCGAAAAATACTTGGGTTTACCAACTGTGGTGGGAAGTTCCAAAGAAGGGACTTTTAAATATGTCCGGGAAAGTGCTAAGGGAAAGGTTACTGGATGCAAAGGGCAGGGTATGTCTAAGAAGGCTCACGAGGTGCTGGTCAAGTCGGTCCTCCAATCTATCCCTACCTTCATCATGAGTTGCTTCCAACTTCCCAAGAAATTGTGCGGGAATCTGACATCTATCTCTTCAAACTTTTGGTGGGGTGAAGCAAATGGTGAAAAAAAGGTGCACTAG